One stretch of Halichoerus grypus chromosome 10, mHalGry1.hap1.1, whole genome shotgun sequence DNA includes these proteins:
- the SMIM26 gene encoding small integral membrane protein 26: MRADQATSWYRRMSVVYAVGAWTTLGSMFYLGRKKRKPPGDEVEQKDVSRNEMLEPPKGFYFETIVTYKEDLVPVSDKILNFLKSWTGGPGREP; this comes from the exons ATGCGCGCGGACCAGGCCACGTCTTGGTACCGGCGTATGTCCGTGGTCTACGCGGTGGGCGCCTGGACCACGCTGGGCTCCATGTTTTATTTAGGCCGGAAAAAACGCAAGCCACCAG gtGATGAAGTAGAGCAAAAGGATGTCTCAAGAAATGAAATGCTTGAGCCCCCAAAAGGATTTTACTTCGAAACAATTGTCACGTATAAAGAAGATTTGGTTCCAGTCTCTGACAAGATCCTCAACTTTCTGAAATCATGGACTGGTGGCCCTGGACGGGAACCATGA